The window tttcaatcagtttcgataaaattttatagtatgAACGCTATGTTTTATTTCCAGGATCCGATTCTTGACGTAGGGCCCACGTAcaattctagccacactgctttacATAGAGTAACTGCTAgttatactgagtcatctccaacaaatttcggttaatttctataaaattttatagtgtgatcacaaaattttatttctagggtccagtctcgacgtgggacccacgtataATTCTAGCcaactgctttgcacagagtagctactagtcatactgagccacctacaacaaattttagtcaatttcgataaaattttatagtatgaacgcgaggttttatttctagggtccggctcttgacgtaaggtccacgtgtaattctagccacactgctttgtaCAAAATAGCTAatagtcgtactgagtcatctccaacaaaattcagtcgatttcgataaaattttatagtgtgaacgtgaTGTTTTATTTTCAGGGTCCGACTCTTACGGGACCGACATTTATATATAATAATCATACTATTTTGCATAAAATATCCATTTCACTCCACTCAACCCACTCCAATCTATATTTACATAGAACTCACTCCACCCTACTCCATTAGTTAATACAATCGATTTGAACCCACCCAAATACAATCTATATCAAAACCCAAACCACTAAATCCATTCCAATTCAATCCAGCAGGACTAAACCTGCCATCGTCCTCGTGTTGGTAGGGAATTGGGATACTTTATTCTATCTAAATTTCAGTTATCCTGTTGGGTTCATGGTGTTTCAGAAATGACAAATGACTCTAAAATGGAGCAAGTTAGCTGTTTAGGACAGGAGTATACATGTCGGGAATATAACACATGCAAATCAACTTCTTCATGCAAActgtgcaaacttcaatctagaCCGCCGGATCAACATCTAAGGTGGGTACGCATGGGGAGTGggtgatttgcaaaagtgtgattagaggcgagcggttaattgtaaaattactcaATCCTCCGTGTcttttggatgttgatccagtAGCTCATATTGAAGTTTGCACAGTTTGCACATAGAAGTTGATATGCATCTTGATGAGGACATGCCTACGATGCCCAAGAATATGCCCAATCTTTTACGGTGCAAATAATAGCCGGATGATGTCAAGTAATTTTCAACTCCACAAGTAGTGAATTTAGATGGATACACGGGCAGTAAGACCAATAGAATCTTTCCTCACGTCAAATATAGTAGCAATATAGTGATAACCGTGCAGACAACAAACTATTGAAACCAAACGGCAGATCAAATATAACTAGGATTAATTTAATCGGCCAATGAAAAGCAGCAGTAACTTGAGTATATGAGTCACCGACAAACTTCTCAGACACAATCTCAGATCAAACAGATCAGACTTCACAAAATTGACTCAATTGATAAATAACTCCAATAACTAGGTCTGATTGAATTGAGAATAATTTAATTATCCAACCAGTCACAGGCGCATCAACTAGCACATGTGTCTCACGGAAATACCAAGTAGTAAACTCACGGCAATAACATTGAACCAAGAGCGTAGTTTAATGTAGATGGAGGTAACAATTACATGAGATCAATCCAGTACTTGCAGAACAAAGATACTTAGAGGGATCAGCTTACAGGATATAAACCAACCCTAGATATTTTCTTCCACCCGCGGCGAACCACGATCAGAAGAGAAGGAACTCTGAGAATTCCAAGCGACGCACTCGAGCCGAAGAAACTCGATCACGCACTCCACACAAATCCATAAGGATCCGGAAAACACCCGCTATGGTTTCTCGAGCGACACCTCGACAAGGGAATAAATCCACAATAGAATTCTAATCTAATCTGCCTCCTGGAGCCAGCGCCCCCCCTATTATACTCTGTGCGCACAGGCACAAACTCAACATCCAATGGTTGGGCCCGCTAAACAGGCTTAACCTGAAAGACCAGGTCCGACTCACACACAAAGAAAACAAAATAGACTCCAATGCTAAGATAAAGAAATGTTATCACGCTATACCTCACATGCAAGCTATAATATAATAATCCGGCAATGATGCTAATCATGTCAAGCTTTTTTAATCTCCACGGCAATGCTTCCAATGTGAATAAATCTTTTATACTTAATCTCTTGCTTTTGGCGCAAATTAACTCCACTGAAAAATATACTGGATGGAGATACGGCAAAAGCACATATTCCATTATTTCTCTTGACGTAATTTTCAGCCAGAGAGAAACCCCCAAACCGAATACCAGAAGACTTCgaaacatcaccaattgatttATTTGAATTGATGTAATAATTTTCAGTATCAATAATTTGAGGCGCCATGGGCTCATCACATCTGATATGTTTCCATACATGTATCTTCGTATCCCCCATGGCTAAATATGCTCTACTGCAACTCCTTAGTTAAGCCGCATTTATCTTGCTCCGGATGTTATTTATACTGCTATCCGAGTACTGTTGCTCATTAGTTACCTTACTGATGATGATCAGTGTAAGCATTAATTTTAGCTGGGCCGATTTCCAGCCCATCCATCGGAACTGGATTGCGAGACAGCCCACCCGAATGTAGCAAACCACGTGACTGATTTCCAAGTTTAATTCAATGCGCCACTAATGGGAAAAATGCACAATTCATAGTGAATTTTATTTTAAGCGACCGCTATATGCTGCCTTTTCATGTATTGTTCCAAAAACTTATAGATTCCACTTTTGGAAAAGAAACACGAGCAACTAATCAGTCCGTGGACATGAAAAcacatacttttttttttggtctaAAATGGCATGCATCACCACCTGGCTAATCTTACACTCTCACTCTACTCCAAACGCTTACGATGTGCGGGTAGGGACGGTAATGGCCATGACTCTAATActctcttcacaatccaatTTGATccttaatatttttaatttaaaattaattaaattagAGTCCGACTTTTAAATTATTTAAGCTAAAAATTAAGATCCTTTACGACCCCTATCTCTATGTGTGGGTGATAGTGCCATTGCTTCTTTGTGATTTTTATGCAAACGAGATATCATATCATCTCTTACCACGCATGTATCTTTAGGCAAAACCCAATATTAGTGGCATCCAAATCCAATTATCTCTACCAGACTGATCCGATCTTTCTCTGAATGCACCAGACTATGCTATATACGGTACGGATACCAAATCCGCAGACAGTATCGGAGTCCAGTTCCGGCCCACCCTGCCATTTATTACAAGAAACTGGAGGCTCTTTTTGCAACGGCTGGAAATAGCAAAACAGGATCGGCACATCGAGCGACACAGtcgtgtttagatccgtaaaaaaATGGTAAAAAGAATCACATCGGATATTATAACATTTttcgtttatttgtggtaattgttgtcctaccatgacctaactaggctcaaaaaattcgtctcgtcgtgtacatcaaaactatgcaattaatttttttatttatctacatttaatactccatgcatgaggcaaAAGATTTAATGTAATAAATGAATAATGAAGTTTGGATTGGgaaattttagaactaaacGCAACCCCAGAAAATTAGCACCAGAGCAGACAGCGCCACAACCCCTTTCCCTAAAAATCCCCTAGCCCCGCGTACCCCAccggggcccacgggtcagcctCTCCGCCCCCGGCCCATCGGACGATCGCGCCACCACGAAATCCTAGATCGGACGGCCTAGATCCGCCAGCAACGGCCTATAAATGCCCAGCCTCACCCCGCACCCACGAGCTCTCTCCTCTCTTTCCGCCTCCACCCCTCGCGAGCTCGGCACACGCGGCGGcttccctcctccttcctcctcacccccggcggcggcggcgacggagatgcagatggcagcggcagcggcccccaccgacgccgcggccgcggctgccGCGCCGCATCACCACCCCCACGcgcacgccgcggcggccgcggccccgccgcacccgcacgcgcacgcgccgcaCCCGCACCACCACATGCCGCAGCCGCGGTGGGTGGTCATCCCgtacccgccgccgcaccaccccaTGGTGGCCgctcccccgcccccgccgccgcagttCGTCAAGCACTTCGCGCCGCTGGCCTCggtcaccccgccgccgccgcagtcggcTGGATCCGGCGGGAATGGGGCCGAGGACAACCGAACGATCTGGGTCGGCGACCTCCAGTACTGGATGGACGAGAACTACCTCCACAGCTGCTTCGGCCCCAGCGGCGAGGTTTGTTCTTCCTCTCTGCTCCTCCGATCCGGCACAATCCGTACCGGATCTCTCGAATCCAGCTAGGTTTGCCCCACGGCTGAGCGTTGATTCGTCTGTGCTGTGCTGTGATAGGCGTAGCGGCGTAATTTTGCAAATTGTGGTTTGGTGACCATAAAGATACGTGCTTTTGAGCCTCGTAGCCGTTGTAGTTGATGAAGGCGCCAACTTTCAGGCCATTTCCTGCAGTTTGGGTGACCCAAAGTAGTTACGTAAATTTATCACTCTACCAAACATTGATTTGCACAATCGTGTAACAGCTGGCATAGTCATAACTTTCCTGTCAATTTGTCACATGATTGAAATGTCAACTGAGTTTTTGACATTCTGTCGATAAGGTAGCAGCGCCAGTAACATTGTCAAATTTTGAGTTTAGACTACTGTTTACGTTGAATGgatttacctttttttttggttATTTTGGTACTAAGTAAGATTCTGCtgttttttttgagagagactTCCTCCATTATGTTACCTTTTATTGCATACATTACTAATTGCTGTTTTGCTACTTATCTGCTTCTGTAGGTGGTGACAATTAAAGTTATTCGCAATAGACACTCGGGGGTCTCCGAGGGTTATGGTTTTGTAGAGTTCTATTCTCACGCATCAGCAGAGAAGGCACTACAGAATTTTTCTGGTCATGTAATGCCTAATACTGACCGGGCTTTTAAGTTGAACTGGGCATCATATAGTATGGGAGAAAAACGCTCCGAACTTGCATCTGATCACTCTATATTTGTTGGTGATTTGGCTGTTGATGTTACTGATGACATGTTGCTGGAACTTTTTTCTAGCAAATACCGATCAGTGAAAGGAGCTAAAGTTATTATTGATGCAAACACGGGCCGTTCTAGAGGCTATGGCTTCGTTAGGTTCGGAGATGACAATGACAAAACTCATGCAATGACTGAAATGAATGGTGTATACTGTTCCACAAGACCAATTCGAGTAGGACCAGCGACTCCTAGAAGATCGCAAGGTATTTTTTAGAATATTCCAAGGTTGTTTTGTATTTAACCTGCGTCTGCAGTTAGTAGATACAcatccttcttttttttaaaaaaaaatccatgaTGTTTTCTTTATATTAGTCTGTGCTATACTGCTATTCGATTTATGTTTTTGCTACCCTAGAAATCTGCTTGATAATAAATATGCTATGAACTTCCACACAGCACACACATACTTGTGACAATCAATATTGCTGCATGCCTGTCCCTTATGACTTCACACTGATTTTGTTATATGATTATGTTATATCCCAATATTTTGAGTACATGTAATCTGCATCGTGCACACATGTACAAAATAAGTAATAGCTGGGGCCTGATTTTCCTCGCATCCTGGGGCATTGTCGGTGGGGATTGGGATATACTTACATTGACAGTTTCTTTCCCAAAAGCATTATATGTTTGGTCATTACTTTTTCCCATTTGACATACCTTCTGATTGTATAATTGTTTATTTTCAGGCGATTCAGGCTCATCTCCACCGAGGCAATCAGATTCTGACTCCACTAACAGGACGGTATGCTCGTCTTAGTTTCCAGTGCTTGCTGTGGAATTTAAATGCAACTGTGTATTTGTACAAGTTACACTAGCCTTGCTCTATTTTACTTGCTTCTTTGGACTTTGAATATTCTCCACACTTTTCATCATTATTATTTTGTAATATATGTTTGCAGAAAGTATATAGTGATAATAAATGCTTTTGGCAGCACATGGATTAATATCATTTCCTTATAACAGATGTAAATACTAATAAAACATATATTTCTAGTCATGTTTTGTAAGGTTTACTACATACATCCTAGGATGGCAAGAAGTATTAAGATGCTATCTCGTATCGGTAAATGCTGCAGGTTTATGTTGGCGGGCTTGACCCTAACGTTAGCGAAGAGGAGCTGAGGAAAGCATTTGCAAAATACGGTGATCTTGCCTCTGTCAAAATTCCTGTTGGCAAGCAATGTGGGTTTGTTCAGTTTGTAAACAGGTATATCTAAGATATTTTATCTGTATCCTTCATATTATACACACCATAAAAATGTAACATATAAATTGTTCTACACTTAACTGTTTATTTCAGTTTCTAATTGATGTAAGATTTTAGATAATGTGAATTGTGCTTGTTTTGAATTTTAGAGCTGATGCGGAAGAAGCACTACAAGGGCTGAATGGATCGACGATGGGGAAGCAGGCAGTTAGACTTTCCTGGGGCCGCAGCCCAGCCAGCAAACAGGTTGAGTTGATTTAGTTTGAATTTCACTTTATTCCTCACTATGATAGCATATAATCCGCATTCATCACAATGACTGCTTGGTGCTGCTgcatattatcaagcatattataaTTTGTTAATGTCTGATTCACACCATTATACTCAATAAGACGAATGAAAGAACCTCCAATACAAAAGTATCAGAAAGGAAAAATGCTTCTAACATGAATCTGCATCAACATTCTGGAATCCTTGATGGTATCTAGCTGGAAGGACTTGTTCTTCCATATTTACTGCACACAGATTGCCAGTGGCATGGTTTTTAAGGTGCGAACTAAGCGCAGTTGCGGGAGGCAACGCGTTCGAAACACCTAGCCTAAGGATGGGAGAAACAAGGGAAGGTGTGAGAatcagagaagaaaagaaaataaggaGCGGTACAGCAGGAGCATTGTGGTTGGGTAGGTtgggggttggggggggggggggggttgtgtATCAGGACTGGGGTGCGTGATGGGAGGTGGGGAGGGGTGCTTTAGGTCTGTTGGCTTAGAATGGGCTTCTATTCACTAGCGGCTAATCAATTTATTCAGTTTGGCCAACATATGCTCCCATTTCCCCTTTGTTTGCCTTATGTGGGTATGACGTCATCTCGCTCTGCCTTGCCCGCATTACGTGCCTAAGTAGTTGGGGTGGGTGGTTTGGGGGCTAGAACCTAGAACATGTATAATATGTACTAATATTTCACATCCTATGTTAAGTTCTTTTTCCCCTGACAGAACATTCAGATTCCTGCTGACCTGAATCTTCATAGCGTATTTGAAAAATAGTGATGTACAGAAAGGgacatttattttgtttttgtctTTTGCATTTTAGTTAGTTTCTGAGTTGTAGGCATAGTTGATACCTTTATGCATGACACTGCATAGATTGGCAGAAACTCAAAGTTAAGTGCTTCATATATTGTTCCTACTCATTTTTCAATTCCTGTAGCCCtgtttgcattaattacatTATTCCATGTAACCTTCTATCCTGTCTGCATTGAACATTATTACTTGTATCCCTCTCTGCATTGAATCACATCTCGAAATATTATCTCTTACTACTGATCGAGGTAAAGTATGGATAATTGCATTTGCCACTTTCATATCGGGCCTTatttaatcttgcttcttttcttgACCATATTAGTGGCTGGAGAGTTTGTCCTCCCTGATGGCAGGCTCAAGCTTTTCGAGCATAGACTAAACAGTTTGTTGCCTTTTATTGAAAGGCTTAAGCTGGTCagtcatcctcatcctcactgAATGAAGATGAGGTTACCTCCCTATGCATACTGGCAAGCTGTAACTTTGGCTGTTTCATTGTTGCACTCTAGTAGAAGAGCTTTTTTGATATTTCCTTAAGATAGTGTCAGATTGCACACTTGAATTATGGAAGTTCGCTCCGTAGCTTATAGATTGCTccctttttttataaaataattCACAATGTAGGCTTTGACTCAAACTTTGAGAAATAATAATAGTTTTTGGGACATCTCATCTCGTAACATGAAATGGTTAGATTTTTCATGAAGCATACTGCCataatattttatgaatttgtAGCTATTTGCACAAATGATTAGAAAACTATTATTGCTCAAAGTTTGTAGTTTGAAGTCAAGAGTTCCAATTATTTCGTGAATAGGTATATTCTGAACTCTTTAAAGATACCGAGGGCCTGGACATCCATGTTTAAGTTTTAGCCTAGGGGTTGAAGCTCAACCTTGTCCAACATGTTGGATGTTCTTGGGCAGCTGGGCTTCTCCTAAATACTAAAGTTATAAACATATGAGAGGCTGTATATAAGCTTAAGCAGGTGGAAAGGGCATTATAGTTGTTGTATTGAAGCCTCAAATACTCTAGTGTCTGCATGAATGTAAACCCTCGAAAACAGGGCATAGGTAAGCAGCCCATCAGAAACAAGCTTACTAGAAAAGCTGGCTGAAGGGCTTCATCTTAGGGTTGCTCAGAAGCCGCAATAAGCTTCAGCTAAACAGGCCTATATAGCTAACAGAAGCTTAGGTTAGCTAGATCTTTTTTTTCCCATTTACCTTCGGGAGAAACAATGGCAGCTATTTTGAGTGTATTTTTCTACTACTAATACAGTGCTTTTTCATAATAATTATGTGTGTGCACTGGGGGGAATTCCCATAATGAATTTGGGTCTCCAGTTATTGGCTTTGCTGCAATGTGAGGCTCGACTAATATTATTCATTTCACTCACATGGGAACTTTTGTGCCTTCCAGTCTAGGGGTGATTATGGGCACCGACGCAATGGCAACGGCATGTACTACGGGACACCATTCTACAGTGGATATGGTTATGCCTCACCGGTTCCACACCCAAACATGTATGCCGCGGCCTATGGAGCCTACCCTTACTACGGCAACCAGCAGCTAGTGAGCTGATGGGCAGAGCTTCTCCGCTCCATTTCCTCCCATATCGGAGGAAACAAGGTTTTGGTCCAGTAAGCATAGTACCGTACGATGATATTATTATAGGTGGCCATAAAAAGTGGGCGAGAGACGAGACAGGTATATGATGATAATGGTACCTGCAGATCTGTGCTGCTAGTAGAACCTAAAGGAAGCTTGTAGACAATAAGACCTATTCTTTCCTGAGAAATTTTGACTTGCTAATAAAACTAAAGCTATCAGTTGTTGTGAATGTCTGTTTGTTTGGTGTTTTTTCTCTGTATGGTTAATTTTGTTGCTTGCTGTGACTTTGCATCAGCTGCTAGCTTGGGCCACATGGTATCAATTCTGCTGCTGCTCTAGCCATccactgcagctgcagctgtgCCAAGCGGCGAGTGATCTAAAATTTCTGCATTTTCAGAGGTGATGATGTGCTGTTGGTTGATCTTGTTGGGCCTGCTGTATTTTTTCGACCGTGTATGTTCCATTGATGCCACTCTGCCGTTGCCCACTGAACCGTGGTTTCAGGGCAGCCCTTGAGTGATCTCTGACGCGAGAAGAACATAGGCAGGCGCAGCTGGCATCGATCCACTCGGTTTACATGGTCGGTTGCTCGAGTGACCCACCCCCCCTACTCTTCAGACTTGTGAGATTCTGCAGGAGATGGAGTGAGTTCATGCATCCGCTCCACACCCACACGGTGGCCGCCTTGGAGCGGGGCGACCTGAGAAGAATCATCGAAGCTTCCGACCACTCGACGGTACCCATGTAGCCGTGTAGGACAAGCGACAGCGATCTCTTCGTCGACTACTTGAACATCGGATGGCGATGACAGCATCGGACGCCACGTTGAGCCGACTTGTTGTATGCATGGAGCAGCTTACTCTGGCCTAGTTTAGTTGGGtacataaagtttttgaaatggaatcgtagcacatttgaagtattaaacatagactaatcacaaaagaACTCGTTTGTAAATTACGAAACGAatataatgagtctaattaattcatcgtTAGAACAtttgtactgtagcaatttagtgtctaatcgtagcataattaggctcattagattcgttttgcaATTTACAAGCGAACTAtgcaatttgttttttttatttcgtctagatttaatactatatgcatgtaagattctctttcgatgtgatagatttgaaattttgaattttgcaactaaacaatgCCTCTCAACAAGGAGGAAAGGGCGACAAAATAACGAGTTGACTTGCTAGATTGCTCACAGCCACACAATGGGCACTTAACAAACTACTTCTTTTGTGAACGACAAAGTCCTATTGATTATGGTATACATAGTATCTATTTCGGTCGTCATTTTACTATCAGCATTTTTGTTTGACATGGAACAACCAGCACACATTCATATCTACGGACACTTGCAAGAGATTGGGTCATTAGATACTGGGATTTACAAAGTTAATACAACCGAACTGAACGTAGCGAAGAATCTAAGATTTCTAGTTAGGGTGGTCCaatagaatttttttatatatattagtgAATAAGTCAATCTAGTCTTTAAAATGTagagaatttttacaatgatCGAAAAAATAAGAGCCGTCCATCTGACATAATCGTACGGTGGTCAAGGTATAAAGTATCTAGACTAAAGTACCTGATGGTATAAAAATATGGGATCAAgtaccaaaacatgggaccgaatactaatataatttattttttgtaAATACCTTCCATTGATCAACGgttagaaaaaatttcaagacaaaagtacctgaaagtacccattggcactttacaatcattgtaacaAAGCTTAAAAAGCTTAATTTCTCACTTTTCATCTTCTCAATTATCAGTTATTGTACATAAGAAAAATAGTTAGTAGCTATTTTCTGAGTAATAAATAAGgatagataaaaaaaattcagaagatAAAGAGTGTCTGGGCCAAATCTTAGGGTGGGCTGGGTGGCGTTGGCCCACCCTCTAGATCTGCCCTTGCAGTTGGACTCCCTAACTAaaaatttgtatttttctagatttatccTACAAATTAACTAAGGTTATCCCTCTAGTCAAAGAGCCTCATTGTGGTATCCATAAATATAAACACATCGTTTACTAAATCTTAAACCTAAGGTTCGCTCGAGTGCTACCAACCAGGGGCGTAGCCAGCGTGGGGGCAGGGAGCTTTGGagtccccacccccaccccaagaaattttggcataatgaaaaggagaaagaaggagaagagatgaagggaaagagagaagagagaaaaaagaagaagaaaatgagcCTCTTGTCCAAACTCTTATTCCGCCCCTGCTACCAACCAATCCACGATTCAGGCTGCCTGATTTCATTAGCATAGTATTAAGGTGGTGTTTGGTTGCCAAAAGTCCCTAAACTAATTTTAGTCCATAGACTAAATTAGTCCCTAGTTGTTTGGTTCTAGGGACTAAATATCATTAAATGAGTGCACAAAGTACCATATTACCTCTAATGCATGCATCCAAGAGGTGGGACCAGAGGTAGGGGTGGAATAGGTCTCATGTAGGCTAAAAGTCCCAAAAAGCTCTTCAAGAGAAACTTCTCATTCTTTAGCCCCAAACAACATTTTAGTCCAAAAAATCTCTcctgtttgatttttttagccTCTAAAATCCTAGGGATTTATTACAAAAGTCCTATGAACCAACAGGGTCTAAGCTGAAGCATCAAGGGCGTCACGCGCACACTCCTCACCGGATCACGCGCACAAGTGCTGAAGTGCCAACGAGACAGACGAGTGGACGACTGACTTGGGAGGACGACCAATAGAGCGACGAACAGGTGTCGTAAGAACACTCGCTTaaattttttccccttttctaaTTCCAATTCTTTTAGCCCTCGCGACCGGAGGAAAAGCGCGCGAGTATTCCTCCCCGACCCCGCTTCCCCGCGTATAAATCCACGAGCTCAAGC is drawn from Panicum virgatum strain AP13 chromosome 1N, P.virgatum_v5, whole genome shotgun sequence and contains these coding sequences:
- the LOC120656146 gene encoding polyadenylate-binding protein RBP47C'-like → MQMAAAAAPTDAAAAAAAPHHHPHAHAAAAAAPPHPHAHAPHPHHHMPQPRWVVIPYPPPHHPMVAAPPPPPPQFVKHFAPLASVTPPPPQSAGSGGNGAEDNRTIWVGDLQYWMDENYLHSCFGPSGEVVTIKVIRNRHSGVSEGYGFVEFYSHASAEKALQNFSGHVMPNTDRAFKLNWASYSMGEKRSELASDHSIFVGDLAVDVTDDMLLELFSSKYRSVKGAKVIIDANTGRSRGYGFVRFGDDNDKTHAMTEMNGVYCSTRPIRVGPATPRRSQGDSGSSPPRQSDSDSTNRTVYVGGLDPNVSEEELRKAFAKYGDLASVKIPVGKQCGFVQFVNRADAEEALQGLNGSTMGKQAVRLSWGRSPASKQSRGDYGHRRNGNGMYYGTPFYSGYGYASPVPHPNMYAAAYGAYPYYGNQQLVS